A genomic segment from Frateuria edaphi encodes:
- the ftsE gene encoding cell division ATP-binding protein FtsE, with the protein MIRFDQVSKRYEGGHEALSQLSFEVAAGEMAFVTGHSGAGKSTLLKLIALIERPSHGQIVVDGQALAKVGRGGIPKLRRRLGMVFQDHRLLMDRTVFSNVELPLLIGGIAPAERTRRVRAALEKVGLLSYERQLPDSLSTGEQQRVGIARAIVARPAVLIADEPTGNLDPQLAVEIMGLFAEFQDIGTTVLIASHDLPLIKRMHKRVVVLDHGRLVADIPGEEVL; encoded by the coding sequence GTGATCCGCTTCGACCAGGTGAGCAAGCGCTACGAGGGCGGCCATGAGGCGCTCTCGCAACTGTCCTTCGAGGTGGCGGCCGGCGAGATGGCCTTCGTCACCGGCCATTCCGGCGCCGGCAAGAGCACGCTGCTCAAGCTGATCGCGCTGATCGAGCGGCCCTCTCACGGGCAGATCGTGGTCGACGGCCAGGCCCTGGCCAAGGTCGGTCGCGGTGGCATCCCGAAGTTGCGGCGCCGGCTGGGCATGGTGTTCCAGGACCATCGCCTGCTGATGGACCGCACGGTGTTCTCCAACGTGGAGCTGCCGCTGCTCATCGGCGGCATCGCGCCCGCCGAACGCACCCGCCGCGTGCGCGCCGCACTGGAAAAGGTCGGCCTGCTTTCCTACGAGCGGCAGCTGCCCGACTCGCTTTCCACCGGCGAACAGCAGCGCGTAGGCATCGCCCGCGCCATCGTGGCGCGCCCGGCGGTGCTGATCGCCGACGAACCGACCGGCAACCTCGACCCCCAACTGGCAGTGGAGATCATGGGCCTGTTCGCCGAATTCCAGGACATCGGCACCACCGTGCTGATCGCCAGCCACGACCTTCCCCTGATCAAGCGCATGCACAAGCGCGTGGTGGTGCTCGACCACGGCCGGCTGGTGGCCGACATCCCGGGCGAGGAGGTGCTGTGA
- the ftsX gene encoding permease-like cell division protein FtsX, whose product MNAPAATEKAAPRSERSQSRRFAGWREHHGWSAAASLRRLGGRPLGTLMTVAVLGLALALPLAFYLLLANVQSIGGALGQNPAISVFLKTDQAGAQANLLAGELRGRADVTAVTVKSPQQGLDELATLQGFSGAVHALDEANPLPWVLVVQPRAGLDAAAVGALVEALRGERAVDLVQDSGQWRQRLDALLDVGHRVVLVLAALLALAALLVVGNTVRTDIAGRREEIGVQMLLGASRAFVRRPYLYAGIWYGLFGGVLASLLALAIELALAGPAAELDRAYGGSLSLGALPWWLLLAVPLASAVLGWIGARLVSARQLRKAA is encoded by the coding sequence GTGAACGCCCCTGCCGCTACGGAAAAGGCCGCGCCGCGCAGCGAACGCAGCCAGTCCCGCCGTTTCGCCGGCTGGCGCGAGCACCACGGCTGGAGCGCGGCGGCGAGCCTGCGCCGGCTCGGTGGCCGCCCGCTCGGCACGCTGATGACCGTGGCCGTCCTTGGCCTGGCGCTGGCGCTGCCGCTCGCGTTCTACCTGCTGCTGGCCAACGTGCAATCGATAGGCGGCGCGCTTGGCCAGAACCCGGCGATCAGCGTGTTCCTGAAGACCGACCAGGCCGGTGCGCAGGCCAATCTGCTGGCCGGCGAACTGCGCGGCCGCGCCGACGTGACGGCAGTGACCGTCAAGTCGCCGCAGCAGGGCCTGGATGAACTGGCCACCCTGCAGGGTTTTTCCGGTGCCGTGCACGCGCTCGACGAGGCCAATCCGCTGCCGTGGGTGCTGGTGGTGCAGCCCAGGGCCGGGCTCGACGCGGCCGCGGTGGGCGCGCTGGTCGAAGCGCTGCGCGGTGAACGCGCGGTCGACCTGGTGCAGGACAGCGGCCAGTGGCGGCAGCGGCTCGATGCGCTGCTGGACGTCGGCCATCGCGTGGTGCTCGTGCTGGCCGCCTTGCTCGCGCTGGCCGCGCTGCTGGTGGTCGGCAACACCGTCCGCACCGACATCGCCGGCCGGCGCGAGGAGATCGGCGTGCAGATGCTGCTGGGCGCCAGCCGCGCCTTCGTGCGCCGGCCGTATCTGTACGCGGGTATTTGGTATGGCCTGTTCGGCGGCGTGCTGGCCTCGTTGCTGGCGCTGGCGATCGAACTGGCGCTGGCTGGCCCGGCGGCGGAACTGGACCGCGCCTACGGGGGCAGCCTCAGCCTTGGCGCGCTGCCGTGGTGGCTGCTGCTGGCCGTACCGCTGGCGTCTGCCGTGCTGGGCTGGATCGGCGCACGGCTGGTCAGCGCGCGGCAGTTGCGCAAGGCCGCCTAG